In Borrelia hispanica CRI, the sequence TTAAATCTTTAAGTTTAATCTTCTTATCTTGAAGTTCTCTACTATTTCCTTTCTTTTTACTCATTTTAATCTCTCTCTCCAATAGATTTATTTCTTCTATACAATCCTCAAGTTCCAATTCTAAATAATTGTTAAATGCCCTCATAAACTTAAGTCCAAGTTGACTTTTGGCTATACTAAATTGACTCTTAAGTTCACGTGCTTTAGCATTTGTCTCGAGTACTCGATCTAATATACTATTAAGAGTAGTTTTACAAATAGTTACTTTACTTTCACTAAAAAATTCCTTTGGATTATCTTTGATATT encodes:
- a CDS encoding DUF603 domain-containing protein, with product MNKVKRAYEDYAMYFDEGRLNDTEIAKELGVSRANVSKMRQKWENIKDNPKEFFSESKVTICKTTLNSILDRVLETNAKARELKSQFSIAKSQLGLKFMRAFNNYLELELEDCIEEINLLEREIKMSKKKGNSRELQDKKIKLKDLKREKEDKTMKLCYETMKKLKIADLDESRFNFGG